In Flavobacterium praedii, the DNA window CAGGAACGCATTTAGCCCCCTCTATAAAAGTGGCTGAAGCTGCAAAAGTCATCGAGAATTCCCAACGCGATATCAATATTGCTTTTGTAAACGAATTGGCCAAAATTTTTAATCTTTTGGATATTGATACTGCTGCTGTACTTAAAGCCGCGGGAACCAAATGGAATTTTTTGCCTTTCAAACCGGGCTTGGTTGGCGGGCATTGTATAGGGGTTGATCCCTATTATTTGGCGCAAAAAGCGCAAGAGAAAGGCTATCATCCTGAAATTATATTGGCCGGTCGTCGATTGAATGACAGTATGGGCGATTATGTAGCCTCACAAGTAGTGAAGTTAATGATTAAAAAAGGGGTGACTATCAATGGTGCCCGCTTGTTAATGCTCGGTATTACTTTTAAAGAAAATTGTCCTGATGTTCGCAATACCAAAATTGTAGATGTGATCCAGGCACTGGAAGATTACGGAATCGAAGTGACTATTTTTGATCCTTGGGCTAATCCTTCTGAGGTGCAACACGAATATGGTTTAACAATGGTGAATGAGGTGCCAAAAGCTACTTATGATGCGATAGTTCTTGGTGTGGCGCATACTGAATTTTTGAATTTGGATATTAATTCGTTAAGAGAAACATGCAGTATATTGTATGATGTTAAGGGCGTTTTGACGGACGGGGTTGATGGGAAATTGTGAGTAGTGAATTGTGAGTAGTGAATGGTGAGGAGTGAATAGTTAGAGGTTAGAAGTGAGTGGTGAGAAGTGAAAAGTGAGTTGTGGGTTGTGGGTTGTTGGTTGTGAGTTTTTAGAGAAGAGAATTAAGGGAATAGAAAATAGAAATAACTGAAAACAGAAAGTCAGCATATCGAATTAAAATCGAGCTTCAATGATGAGGTAATTATTACTTTGGTGGCTTTTGCCAATGCCGAAGGAGGAAGTGTTTGTGTAGGAGTGGATGATAATGGTGTGGCAATTTCTTCTTTTAAAATAGGAAAAGAAAGTGTTCAACAATGGACAAACGAAATAAAAAATAAAACCATTCCGTCCATTATACCGGATGTTGCTGTTGAGGAAATGGATGGTGTATCAGTGTTAGTTTTCAGTATTCAAGAATTTCCGATTAAGCCTGTGGCTTTCAAAGTGCGCTATTACAAAAGGGTAAAAAATGCCAATTATCAAATGAATTTACAAGAGATATCCGATTTGCATTTGAAGAC includes these proteins:
- a CDS encoding nucleotide sugar dehydrogenase — protein: MNKDIKIAVIGLGYVGLPLARLFATQFSVVGFDINVSRVVALQSGTDSTLEVDDATLQKVLVSKPSNEKGLYCTSQKSDIANCTYFIVTVPTPVDKNNRPDLTPLFKSSETVGSVLKKGDIVIYESTVYPGVTEEECVPVLEKISGLKFNIDFFAGYSPERINPGDKEHTVEKILKITSGSTPEIGHKVNELYQSVITAGTHLAPSIKVAEAAKVIENSQRDINIAFVNELAKIFNLLDIDTAAVLKAAGTKWNFLPFKPGLVGGHCIGVDPYYLAQKAQEKGYHPEIILAGRRLNDSMGDYVASQVVKLMIKKGVTINGARLLMLGITFKENCPDVRNTKIVDVIQALEDYGIEVTIFDPWANPSEVQHEYGLTMVNEVPKATYDAIVLGVAHTEFLNLDINSLRETCSILYDVKGVLTDGVDGKL